AGCGGGCCCGGCCAGAACGCCGCCGCCAGTTCGTCCGCCAGCGCGGGCCAGGCGGAGGAGAGGGCGCGCGCCGCATCGACGTCCGCGACGTGGACGATGAGCGGGTTGTAGCCGGGGCGTCCCTTGGCTTCGTAGATGCGCGCGACGGCCGCCGGGTCCAGCGCGTTGGCGCCAAGCCCGTAGACCGTCTCGGTGGGGAAGGCGACCAGGCCGCCGGACCGCAGGATGTTGGCCGCGCGCGTCAGAACGGCGCCCTCCGGCGCGTTGGGATCGACGCGGATCACGCTCACCGCCGGGCCCCGATGAGGCGCGGGCCCAACCCATCGCGACGCCGTTGCGCGGACGATGCCGGGCAGCGAACGGGGGGTGTGGTACGGCGTGCCGACGTCAAACGTTCCTGCCGTGGACCGGGTCCGGTTCTTGCCCGAACGGCAACCGAGGCTGCGCCGGCGAAGCCGCGGCGGCACGGGTGGACGGACGGGGTGCGCGAACACGCTCCCGGGGCCCTGTACCTTCGAAATCGCCGTTCAGAGATAGAGGCCAAAGCGCGATCCGCAATCCGTCCCCAAGGAGGTTCCCGATGTTCTCGTTCTTCATGGCGGCGCTGTGGGTGGTCCTGTTGGTGGCGCCGCTCGCGCTTCTGGTGGCCCTGCTCCCGGTGGGCCGCGACTGCCCGCGGTGCGGCACCGAGACGCTGCCCATCCGCAAGCCGCTGCTGCGCCCCGTGCGCCGCATGGTCGCGCACCGCTGGTGCACCGCCTGCGGCTGGGAAGGGGCCACCCGCCACACCCACCTGGTCCCCAGCATGCCCGCCCTGGAAGCCGTCCCCGAGGACCGCGACGGCGACGACGACGCGGCATGGAGAAGCTCGGGCTACTGACCCGGCGGTTCTTCGAAGCTCGGCAGATGCACGGCCCGCTACCCGGCGGGCCGTTTTCGTTCCCCGTCGGCGGATGCCAGCCGAGCCGCGGATCTCCATCCCGCGGTGCAGACCGGACGGTTCCCGGATCCGTTCATCTCCCGCGATGGAAGATCTTGCCGAATCGCGAACCGCCGCGAGCGCCAACGCGAGACGAAGTCCGATCATCCCGCGGCACGACCACCGTCGAAGCCGCACCGCCCTGGCGGGTAAACCCGCGGGGCTACGACGGCGCGAAGCCCGCCTGCGCGGACTGCTGCCGCATCATCCGTGCGACACGGAGCCGCATCCGCCGCGGATTGAACAGCGGCTCCCTGTCAAGCGAGGATCTAACAGTGCACCAACCCTCCCCCAGGCAGTTTTGGGGGAGGGTCGTCGAGCCCAAGCGAGGCGGGGAGGGGGGCCCGCCCTCAGCCCTCGATTCCCGCTCCGACGACGACGGTGACCACGCGGGCCGGGTCGAAGTGCTCGCGGGCGAGGCGGAGGACGTCGTCCGCCGTCACCTTCTCGACCTGCGCGGGGAAGGTCTCCCAGTAGTCGCGCGGCAGATCGTACGCCTCCAGCGTGGCGAGGCGGCTGGCGATGCGGCCCGGCGTCTCGAAAGCCCGCGGCAGCGAGAGGACGAGCGCGTCCTTGGCGCGGCGCAGCTCGGCCTCGGGGACGGGCTCTTCCGTCATCCGCCGCATCTCGGCGAGGATCTCGCGGACGGCGCCGGCGGTGACCTCCACGTCCACCGCCGTCTCCGCCGCCCACCCGCCGGGCGCCAGCCCCGCCGAGAAGGCCGAGCGGGCGCCGTACGTCCATCCCTTGTCCTCGCGCAGGTTGGCGCCCAGCCGCCCGGTGATGGTGCTGCCGCCCAAGATGTAGTTCGTGACGCCAGCCGCGATCCAGTCCGGCGAGTGCCGGTCCAGGCCGATGCCGGCGACGCGGATCTCGGACTGGGCCGCATCTTCCCACGGCACCAGCACCGTGCGTCCGGCGGCGCGGGGCGCTGGCGGCACGGGAGGATACACGGGCAGCGGCACGTCGCCCTGCCAGTCCGCGAAGGCGGTCTCCAGCGACGCGCGCAACTCCGCGGGCTCGTAGTCGCCCGCGACGACCACGAAGGCGCCGCGGGGCTGGTAGTGCAGCGCGTGGAAGGCCGCCATCTCCTCGCGCGTGACCGCGGCGATGCCCTCGGGCGTGCCGAACGACGGCAGCGCGTACGGGTGCTCCGGCCCGAACGCCTCCAGCGTGGTCCGGTCGTCGGCCACGTTCGCGGGCTCGTCCAGCCGCGCGACCAGCGCGTCCAGCGCCTCGGCCCGCACCCGCTCCGTCTCGTCTGCCGGAAACGCAGGGCGGGTGACGATCTCTGCGAAGAGCGCGATGCCCTCGGCCA
This sequence is a window from Longimicrobiaceae bacterium. Protein-coding genes within it:
- a CDS encoding L-threonylcarbamoyladenylate synthase, which encodes MSVIRVDPNAPEGAVLTRAANILRSGGLVAFPTETVYGLGANALDPAAVARIYEAKGRPGYNPLIVHVADVDAARALSSAWPALADELAAAFWPGPL
- a CDS encoding pitrilysin family protein, producing MPLDPMPAVMPQPVLGPPPAPRAPHPERWTLPNGLRVIAAHRPGLPQLVIRLTLPAGSVADPPALPGTASLVSSLLTEGTQRLSADELNARLDMLGAAVHASVGHDFTDVEGIFLSDTLAEGIALFAEIVTRPAFPADETERVRAEALDALVARLDEPANVADDRTTLEAFGPEHPYALPSFGTPEGIAAVTREEMAAFHALHYQPRGAFVVVAGDYEPAELRASLETAFADWQGDVPLPVYPPVPPAPRAAGRTVLVPWEDAAQSEIRVAGIGLDRHSPDWIAAGVTNYILGGSTITGRLGANLREDKGWTYGARSAFSAGLAPGGWAAETAVDVEVTAGAVREILAEMRRMTEEPVPEAELRRAKDALVLSLPRAFETPGRIASRLATLEAYDLPRDYWETFPAQVEKVTADDVLRLAREHFDPARVVTVVVGAGIEG